A part of Limihaloglobus sulfuriphilus genomic DNA contains:
- a CDS encoding PEP-CTERM sorting domain-containing protein, whose translation MKKFLAALCAAIMVTGSFAYTVDYGWETGSQAYLGTYGSIDTVNTGFNTDVARTGTQSLKIVEDPLSSTPQVYVGWVTGVSEGDVITATGWMYSTSADAAVSNPRGRLWCHYSTAADITTYEGSGTNPNNDYAGTVDWMQFTQSTTVATGKEAVVIEARIYSDPAPGNVIYLDDLQITAPEGALVTLANGTTVPEPATMAVMALGGIFAFRKRR comes from the coding sequence ATGAAAAAGTTTTTAGCAGCGCTATGCGCAGCAATTATGGTGACCGGCTCGTTTGCCTACACAGTTGATTACGGCTGGGAAACAGGCTCACAGGCATACCTTGGAACCTACGGCAGTATTGATACCGTAAATACAGGTTTCAACACGGACGTAGCCCGCACCGGCACACAATCGTTGAAGATAGTGGAAGATCCCCTAAGCAGCACACCACAGGTTTATGTCGGCTGGGTTACCGGCGTCAGCGAAGGTGATGTAATTACTGCTACCGGCTGGATGTACAGCACAAGTGCAGACGCAGCAGTATCAAACCCCCGCGGCCGTCTGTGGTGCCATTACTCTACTGCTGCTGACATCACCACATACGAGGGCAGCGGTACAAATCCAAACAACGACTATGCCGGCACAGTTGACTGGATGCAGTTTACCCAAAGTACCACTGTTGCTACCGGCAAAGAAGCAGTTGTTATCGAAGCACGTATCTACAGCGACCCTGCTCCAGGCAACGTGATTTACCTCGACGACCTCCAGATAACCGCACCAGAAGGGGCTCTGGTAACACTGGCCAACGGCACAACCGTACCCGAGCCGGCTACAATGGCTGTCATGGCGCTTGGCGGCATTTTCGCTTTCAGGAAAAGACGCTAA